TCAAAGGCGCGGTTTCGACTTCTAAAAAGTCCAGCGAACTGATGGCGCAATACGACATTCCCGAAGTATCGCTGAATGATGTGATGGGGCTGGCTGTCTATGTTGACGGTGCGGACGAAGTGAACCATATGCTGCAAATGATTAAAGGCGGCGGCGGCGCGCATTTAAACGAAAAAGTTGTCGCCAGCGCGTCCGACAAATTCATCTGTATCGCCGACGAGAGCAAATATGTTTCGCGTTTGGGCAAATTCCCGCTGCCCGTAGAAGTGTTGCCCGGCGCGCGTTCGCTGGTGTCGCGCAAACTTTTGGCAATGGGCGGACAGCCTGAGTTACGCCTGAACTACACCACCTTCCACGGCAACCAAATCATTGATGTCTATGACTTGCATATCGACCGTCCGCTGACTATGGAAGATGAAATCAACCGCATCACCGGCGTTCTCGAAAACGGCATCTTCGCCCGCAACGCCGCGGATGTGTTGATTTTGGGTACAGAGCAGGGCGTCAAAGTCATCAAACCCGGACAAAACTAGGCATCCATTAAGCAAAAGGTCGTCTGAAAAGCGGAAAATGGCTTTTCAGACGACCTTTGCTTTATTTTTGAAGGCTTATTCGATATTTTGAACCTGCTCGCGCATTTGTTCGATTAAGACTTTCAGCTCAACCGAAGCCTGCGTGCATTCCGCCGCGATCGCTTTGCTGCCCAGCGTGTTTGCCTCGCGGTTCAATTCCTGCATCAGGAAGTCCAAGCGTTTGCCCGCGCTGCCTTTATTTTCCGTAACGATGCGGCGGACTTCGGCGATGTGCGTGCGCAGGCGGCTGAATTCTTCGTCAACATCGGATTTTTGGATAAACAGCGCAAATTCCTGCTGCAAACGGTCGTTGTCGATATTGCCGACCGCTTCCGCCAAACGCGCGTTCACCTTGTCCATATGCGCCTGAAGCAGGCTGGGGAACAGTTCGCTCAAGGCATCCACGATTTCTTCCATGCTGGCCAAACGTTGCAACAAATGTTCGCCGAGTTTTTTACCTTCGCGTTTGCGGGCGGCGGCAAATTCTTTCAAAGCCTCATCCAGCAACTCTTGCACGGTTTTTGCCAAAGCTTCGGGGTCTTCGCTTTGACCTGCCAATACCCCAGGAAAGCGCAACACTTCAGCGACCGTCAGCTTGCCAAAACCGTGTTCCTTGCGCCAAGTTTTGTTCAAATCGGACAACTGTTTCACCAATTCTTCATTGGTTTCCAAACTTTGTCCGCCGACCGCCGCGTCCTGCAACTGAATGCGGCATTCCAGTTTGCCGCGTGCGGCTGAAGCCGCAATTTTCTCGCGCAACGCGCCTTCCAGATAGCGCAATTCTTCAGGCATACGGAATTGGACATCCAGATAACGGTGGTTCACCGCTCGGATTTCCAAGTTCACACGCTTGCCGCCGCATTCGCCTGCGGCATTGGCAAAGCCGGTCATACTGTGGATAAGGATGGATTGAGTCATGGTTTTACTCCGTTTCAAAATACGAGTGAAAGTGGAGGGACTATATCATATCTGGACTGCAAGTATGGTGGATTGGGTTGAAAAGATATAGTGGGAGACCTTTGCAATAACATAGGTTACTAAAATTTTATGCTCAATCTCATTTTCAAAATGCAAAACCTTTCTGATTTTTCCTACTTTTTGCTCAATATTAGGAAGGTTTTAGTCAATTGAAATTTTTTGGCGCATTTTTATGCGTCAAATTTCGTTAACAAACTATTTTTGCAAAGGTCTCAGTGGATTAAATTTAAATCAGGACAAGGCGATGAAGCCGCAGACAGTACAGATAGTACGGAACCGATTCACTTGGTGCTTCAGCACCTTAGAGAATCGTTCTCTTTGAGCTAAGGCGAGGCAACGCCGTACTGGTTTCAAGTTAATCCACTATAAAAGACAGCCGCAAGAAACCTGTTTGATGTTTATACAAAAAGGTCGTCTGAAAACCTGTAATTCAAGTTTTCAGACGACCTATTGCTTATCCGTATCGAATTATTTGCCGGCTTTCACGCCCTGCCATTGGCGAACCATGAATTTTAAAATGGTGGGTTGGATGGGAACCATGATGAAGCTGTTTTTCAAATCTTCTTCGCTCGGGAAGATGGTGCGGTCGTCCCTGAACTCGGCTTCCATCAATTCGCGTGCGGGTTTGCTGGAAGGGGCGTAGGTAACGAAATTGCCGTTTCTCGCGGCGACTTCGGGGTCGAGGAAGTCGTTGATGTATTTGTGGGCGTTGGCGACGTTCTTCGCATCTTTCGGGATGACGAAGGAGTCCACCCAAATCCCCACGCCTTCTTTGGGCATCATGACGCGGATTTTTTCTTTGCCGCCCGCTTCTTCGGCACGCCGTCTGGCGATGTTCAAGTCGCCGCCGAAGCCGATGGTGACGCAAGTGTCGCCGCGCGCCAAGTCGTCGATGAAACCGGACGAGGTAAAGCGTTTGATGTTGGGGCGGTTTTTCTTGAGCAGCTCGGTTGCTGCTTTGATATCTTCGGTATCGTTGCTGTTGGGGTTTTTACCCATGTAGTTCAACACCATAGGATAAATTTCCGCCGCGCTGTCCAAGTAGCTGATGCCGCATTGTTTGAGCTTGGATGTATATTCGGGGTTGAACACCAAATCCCATTGGTTGTCCGGCAGTTTGTCCGTGCCCAAGGCTTTTTTCACGCGCTCGGTATTGATGGCGAAGGTATTGGTTCCCCAATAAAACGGAACGGCATATTCGTGGCTCGGATCAACGCCTTCCATCAGCTTCATCAATTCAGGATTGAGGTTTTTATAGTTGGGAATCAGGGATTTGTCGATTTTTTGATAAGCCCCCGCCTTAATCTGCCTGCCGACGAAGGTATTGGACGGGCCGACGATGTCGTAGCCCGATTTTCCGGTCAATACTTTACTTTCCAGCGTCTCATCGCTGTCGTACACGTCGTAAGTTACCTTGATACCGTTTTTCTTTTCAAAATCGGCGACGGTTTCGGGATCGACGTATTCCGACCAGTTGTAAATCCTCAATACATTTTGGTTTCCCGCCTGCTCCGCTTTATCGGAGGTATTTTTATCCGAACCTCCGCAGGCGGCGAGCATGACGGCGGCTAGGGCGATGAGTGGCAGATGTTTGGTCATTATCATTCCTTGCATATCGGGCGGAAGGGAAAGTAAGGGATTATAAATCAGGCACGCACTATCTGATAGCAATTTCCATTATATTGATAGTACGAAGGTCGTCTGAAAGTCCCTGATTCAATAGCTAGAAACAAGGTTTTGCGGTAATATAGCAGCCATTTTCTTTTCACAATTACATACGGCCGGGAAGGTCGTCTGAAACCTTTTCAATAGAGACAACGAAACATCATGAAAACCTCCGAACTACGCCAAAAATTCCTAAAATTCTTCGAATCCAAAGGCCACACCATCGTCCGATCCTCTTCGCTCGTGCCGCACGACGACCCGACGCTGCTGTTTACCAACGCCGGTATGAACCAGTTTAAAGACGTGTTCCTCGGCTTTGATAAACGCGCCTACAACCGCGCTACCACCGCGCAAAAATGCGTGCGCGCCGGCGGTAAACACAACGACTTGGAAAACGTCGGCTACACCGCCCGCCACCACACCTTTTTTGAAATGATGGGCAACTTCTCCTTCGGCGACTACTTCAAACGCGATGCCATCCACTTCGCTTGGGAATTCCTCACTTCCCCCGAATGGCTGAACATCCCCAAAGAAAAACTCCTGGCGACCGTATATGCCGAAGACGACGAAGCCTACAACATTTGGTTGAACGAAATCGGTATGCCTGCCGAGCGCATCGTCCGCATCGGCGACAACAAAGGCGCGAAATACGCGTCCGACAACTTCTGGCAGATGGGCGACACCGGCCCCTGCGGCCCGTGTTCAGAAATTTTCTACGACCACGGCGAAGAAATCTGGGGCGGCATTCCCGGCAGCCCCGAAGAAGACGGCGACCGCTGGATTGAAATTTGGAACTGCGTGTTCATGCAGTTCAACCGCGACGAGCAAGGCAATATGAACCCGCTGCCCAAACCGTCCGTCGATACCGGCATGGGCTTGGAGCGCATGGCGGCTGTGATGCAGCACGTCCACAGCAACTACGAAATCGACCTGTTCCAAGACCTGCTCAAAGCCGTTGCCCGCGAAACCGGCGCGCCGTTCAGCATGGACGAACCGAGCCTGAAAGTCGTTGCCGACCACATCCGCTCCTGCTCCTTCCTGATTGCCGACGGCGTAATGCCTTCCAACGAAGGCCGCGGCTATGTACTGCGCCGCATCATCCGCCGCGCCGTGCGCCACGGTTACAAACTCGGTCAGAAACAGGCATTTTTCTACAAACTCGTGCCCGATTTGGTGAAAGCGATGGGCGACGCGTATCCTGAGTTGAAAGAAAAACAAGCGCAAATCGAAGAAGCCCTGAAAAACGAAGAAAGCCGCTTTGCTCAAACTTTGGAAACCGGTATGGCTTTGCTGGAGAACGCATTGACCAAAGGCAGCAACAAACTGGACGGTGAAATCATCTTCAAACTCTACGACACCTACGGCTTCCCATACGATCTAACCGCCGACATCTGCCGCGAACGCAATATCGATTTGGACGAGGAAGGCTTCAACCGCGAAATGGAAGCCCAACGCGCCCGCGCCCGCGCCGCGCAAAACTTCAAAGCCAACGCGCAACTAGACTACGCAGGCGCGGACACCGAGTTCACCGGCTACGAAAAACGCAGCCAAGACACCAAAATCATCGCCTTATACAAAGCCAGCGAAGCCGTGGACGAACTCCAAGCAGGCGAAGCAGGCGTGGTTGTTCTGGAACAAACCCCGTTCTACGCCGAAAGCGGCGGCCAAGTCGGCGACGTAGGCTTTATCTTCGCAGGCGAAAACTGCTTCCGCGTCGAAGACACGCAGAAAATCAAAGCCGCGGTACACGGACAATTCGGCGCAGTCGTTTCAGGCCGTCTGAAAGTCGGTGATGCCGTATCCGCCGAAATCGACAATGACATCCGCGACAGCATCATGCGCAACCACAGCGTTACCCACCTGATGCACAAAGCCCTGCGCGATGTTTTGGGCACGCACGTCGAACAAAAAGGCAGCCTGCAAAACGCCGAGCTGACCCGCTTCGACATCTCCCACCCGCAAGGCATCAGCGCGGAAGAAATCGCCGAAGTCGAACGCCGCGTCAACGCCGCGATTATCGCCAACGTGCCCGTCAAAGTCGAAACCATGTCCATTGAAGACGCGCAAAAATCCGGCGCCATGATGCTCTTCGGCGAAAAATACGGCGACTTCGTCCGCGTCATCACCATGGGCGACTACTCCACCGAACTGTGCGGCGGTACCCACGTCGCCCGCACCGGCGACATCGGCTTCTTCAAAATCATCAGCGAAGGCGGCATCGCCGCAGGCATCCGCCGCGTAGAAGCCATCACCGGCCTTGCCGCGCTGGCATGGGCGCAAAACCAAGAAAGTTTGGTGAAAAACATCATCGCCGAAGTCAAAGCCCAAACCGAAAAAGACGTACTCGCCAAAATCCAAGCCAACGCCGCCAACGCCAAAGCCTTGGAAAAAGAGTTGGCAAAAGCCAAAGCCGAACTCGCCGTCCACGCAGGCGCCAAACTCTTGGATAACGCCAAAGACTTGGGCGCAGCCAAACTCGTCGCCGCCCAAATCGAAGCCGACGCAGCCGCCCTGCGCGAAATCGTTACCGATTTAACCGGCAAATCCGACAACGCCGTGATTCTTTTGGCGGCAGTAAACGACGGCAAAGTCTCCCTGTGCGCCGGCGTATCCAAAGCCCTGACCGGCAAAGTGAAAGCAGGCGATTTGGTCAAATTCGCAGCCGAACAAGTCGGCGGCAAAGGCGGCGGCCGACCGGATTTGGCACAAGCCGGTGGAACAGATGCTGCGAAACTGCCTGAAATGCTGGGAAGCGTGGAAGGCTGGGTAAACAGCAAACTGGGTTGATGATTGATGTATTAAGTTAAGTAGAGAAGGTCGTCTGAAAAATTTTTCAGACGACCTTTGGTTATAAATCAAATTTGGAAGTTTGAAAATGAGAACACCATATGAACAGTATCAAAGTGAGATGTTAGAAAAGATTGAACAGTGTAAATCCAATTTTGCGTACCAGCCTATTCTCTTTATTGGTTCTGGCTTTTCCAAAAGATATTTAGGAGGACCTAATTGGGTAGAGCTCTTAGAGAAAGTGAAAGAGAAGTGTCCAAACATAAAAAAAGATTTAGCATATTACATACAAGGAAAAAATAATGATTTAGCAGCAGTTGCTTCTCAATTTGTAGGATACTACAGAACCTGGGCATGGACCAAAAAAGGACGAGAAGAATTTCCTAATGATTTATTTTCTGCTGATACTACAGAAGATTCATATTTAAAATACCAAGTCTGTAAACTATTTGAAGAATTAGTTGACGACCAAAGCTTTTTCGATTCTCTCCCACCAAGTTATTCAGAAGAGTTAGAAGCATTAAAAGCCATATGTCCTCAAGCAATTATTACTACTAACTATGATACTTTTCTGGAAGATAAAGTATTTGTTGAACATACACCTATAGTTGGTCAAAAAATTATTACAAATGTTATCTCAGATATAGGAGAAATTTATAAAATTCATGGATGTGCTCGTGACTTTTCAAGTATTGTTCTGACTAAAGAAGATTACGAAAATTTTAATAGTAAGTCAAAATATTTGATTGCAAAACTTCTAACATTTTTCCTAGAGCATCCTATTATTTTTATTGGGTATGGTGTTAATGATGAAAATATTAAAAATATATTGGCAGACATAGATTTGGTTTTAGGTGGTAATAATGAATTAATGCCAAATATGTTTTTTGTAAAATGGGAAAGAGAATTTTGCGACAGCAAATCATATCCTAGGGAATATTCCGTCCTTTTATCAAATGGAAAAAATTTTCGAATGAATAACATTTCGGTTAATAATTACAAATGGGTATTCAATTCTTTTAAAAATTCACATGTAATAGAAAATTTCAATCCAAGAATTTTACGCTCATTGATATCAAGACAATATAAATTAGTAAGAGAAGACATCCCTAAAAGTAGGATTCAAGTCAATTACGAACATTTAAGCCAATATGCTGATGCAGATGGGGAGACTCTTGTTAAGCTATATGGTATTGCTGATGCAGCTACAGTTGCTGCGATGAGTGCGAATTTCCCATTTACGCTTACTAAGTTAGCAAACCGACTAGGATATAAAAGCTGGCATAAAGCAAATGATCTTATTGAGAAAATTACGAGTGATAAAGGTATTTCTATTAAATCCTCTGATAATATTTATCATATTTGTGTATCTTCGGGAGATTCAGTAAAGTTCCATTTCTATTCAGAAGCGGCTTATCAATTACTTATTAAAGTAAGAGATGAGCTTCCGTATGAATTAGAATTAGATTAAACAAGTCATAGTGAACGTAGCTTTGATCATGTTCCAACAAAATCTTCATATCGCCTGTAATATCAAAGGTCGTCTGAAAAATAATTTTCAGACGACCTTTCTCTATCAAAAGCAGCCTGCACTTTCAAAAATTGAAATGCAGGCTGCTTTTCATAAAAATTAGAAAAAAACGCGCAATATTTTTATACTGTACATCATGTAGCAAGTCGTACCTGCTCCCCTGCCAACTTATTTACTGAACGAACAGGAATAACATGCAGAAGCTTCCTTCAGAAAAACCGACAGCCGGTTATTCGCATCCGTGGCAATACTTTCTGCTGGTGTACGCTTTGAGCGCGCCGTTTTGGCTGCTGTCTTTGCTCCTCAAAAACAGTCCTCTGCCTGATAATCTGCCGCTGACCGACATCGGCGCGGCGCTCACCCCGACGGTTGCCGCCGCGTTGCTGCGTTACCGCGAGGGCGGAATGGCGGCGGTGCACAGCCTGTTTGGCCGTGTGTTTGATTACGGGCGGATCAAGCATTCTGCCTATTTTTGGACGGCAATACTGATTTTCCCCCTGCTTTATCTGCTCACTTATGTCGCGATACGCCAAACAGGACAAACCATACCTGCCTTATCCGTATCGTTTGCGCCGCTTGCCGGGGCATTCGTCATGTTCTTTATCGCAGCAGTTGCCGAGGAATTGGGCTATGCCGTCTACGCTACGGAAAGTCTGCAACGGCGTTTTACCCCGCTTGTTACAGCGCTGATTATCGGGGTGCCGTGGGCGTTGTGGCATTTGCCGTCCATGATTGCCGTGGGGCAGTCTGCCGAACTGATTGCATGGGGGCTGGCAGGGACGGTTGCCGTGAGGATTATCTATGTATGGCTGTACAACGGCAGCGGCGGCTCGGTATTTGTATTGATTGCGTGCCACACGGTTGCCAATACCGCGCGCACGGGCTTCCCAGGCGGGCGGTCGGCATATGAGAACGGAGACGGCATGATTCCATACGGAATCATCATCATTGCGGCGGTAATTGTGATGATTTTTAGGCGTAAGGCGATGTGTTTACCTGATAGCAATCAAGTGTAGCTTGAGTCATATCCCAACGAAACTTAGTATCAAAGGTCGTTTGAAAACTATTTTCAGACGACCTCGTGTTTTGATTTCAATACCCTGATGGCTTCACAGGGATGGTTTTGTATATAAGAACGAAAATTTGTTTCTCGATAAACTATATTGAAAGTTAATTTTCATACATATTTCATATTAATTAAATCACTTAATACATAACTAATCAGTAAAGGCATAAACAAAAACGGACTCTGAGTAATCAGAATCCGTTTTTCTGCCAAAGGTATCGTATTATTTGGCTTCTTCTTTAGCTGCTTCAGCAGCATCTTTTGCTTCTTCTTTAGCATCGGCAGCTGCTTCTTTAGCTTCTTCTGCTGCTTCTTTAGCTTCTTCTGCTTTATCTTCAGGAGATGCAGCCGGAGCGTTGCCTTTCAACGCATCCAACGATGTTTTACAAGTAGCATCACGTTGGTCAGCAGGCAAGTTTTTCAAAGCTTCTTTGGTTTGTTCGAATGATTTTTGCATCATATCTTTTGTAGCTGCATCGACGTTTTTAGTAGCGTCAGCAAAAGCTTTTTCATATTCATCACAAACAGCAGAAGAACCACCACCACATGCGGACAAGGTCAGAGCGGCCAACAAAGTTGCCAATAAAGCTGATTTTTTCATGAGTCTCTCTTTTTGAATCTTGGTTAAAAAAGAAATTGTATGTTAAACCATTCCTGTGGAGTGTCAAGCATAGTCATTTTATTTCCCTGACTTAAATCATGGGATTAAGCGAAATTAGGATGGTTTGGAAGAAAAAAGTTAAGTAATGAATACCGTGACTAAGGAATATTTTTTTATGGATAGGAAGGCTAATTCCCTTTTATTTTAAAGGGTTAATTCATTTTTGCTGTTGTTTGAATTAATGCGGCATAGAGGGGTTTAAACCATGATATTTAACTTAGTAAAATAACTTCAAAATCGGTTAAATCACGGTAATTCAAGCTGTTTTTGGATGGGGTGCAATTAAATTTTATATGTCATATTAAATGTATTTTGAATATAGACAATTTAGTTAATTATTTTTGAGGAGTAAGGGTAATTAAACTATATTGAATTATCTATAAACTATAGCATTAGTGATATAACTTGCTATATATAGTGGATTAAATTTAAATCAGGACAAGGCGACGAAGCCGCAGACAGTACAGATAGTACGGCAAGGCGAGGCAACGCCGTACTGGTTTAAAGTTAATCCACTATAGTTATGCTGTTTGTTTTTTATTTGTTGTCTTCCTTTATTGACTAAAAAGCTCAGGCAGTCTGAAAGACATTTTTCAGACTGCCTGAGCTTTTTGTTTACTGCTACTTATCTTGCTGCCACGCCCGATATGAACGAATGGCTAAAAACAGGCAGATAATCTATATAAAGCCTAGAAAGCCCTGCGTCTGCTACGCCGAACTCGTTAAATAGCCAGGCGGCTGCATGACCTTTGCGATAAGCATGTTCGGCATCAACCAAGTGTACTTTACCGTCTTGCGTAAGATACTGGCTCAATGCGGGCAATACGATGAGCGCAAGCGGGTTTTGCAGCGGTTTTCGCAGATTGGCGTTCATGTTTTTTTACACAATCCCTTTTTTCTCCAGATAGCTTTCGTAATCGCCCAGATAGTGTTCATAGCCGCCCTTGCCGTCCAGCTCGATAATTTGGGTGGCGAGTGAAGAGACGAACTGGCGGTCGTGCGATACGAAAATCAGCGTGCCGTTGTATTTCTCCAGCGCCATGTTCAGCGATTCGATGCTTTCCATGTCCATGTGGTTGGTCGGTTCGTCCATAATCAGCACATTGGGTTTCAGCAACAGGAGTTTGCCGTAGAGCATACGGCCTTTTTCGCCGCCGGAGAGAACCTGCACTTTTTTCACCACGTCGTTGCTGCCGAAGAGCAAACGCCCCAAAGTGCCGCGGATGACCTGTTCGTCGTCGCCTTCCTGCCCCCATTGGCGCATCCATTCGCTCAGGTTCATATCGACATCGAAGTCGTTTTCATGGTCTTGCGGATAATAGCCGACGTTGGCTTTTTCCGCCCATTTGATGGTGCCTGCATCGGGGGTGAGGCCGTCTGAATATTCGGGGTTGAACGCGCCGGCAAGGAGTTTCAGCAGGGTGGATTTACCCGCGCCGTTGGGGCCGATGATGGCGAGGCGCTGGCCGGCTTCGAGGATGAAGCTCAGGTTTTTGAACAACTGGGTTTCAAAGCGTTTGGCCAGATTTTCGACTTCCACCGCCTGACGGTGCAGCTTGGCCTTTTCATCGGCTTCAAAGCGGATATACGGGTTTTGACGGGTGGAAGGTTTGACTTCGACCATCTCGGCTTTGATTTTGTCTGCCTGTTTCAGCCGACTGGTTGCCTGACGGGCTTTGGATTTGTTGGCGGAGAAGCGGGCGACGAACTCTTGCAGCTCTTGCAGTTTCTCTTTTGCCTTGGCGTTGTCTTTCAGGGCGCGTTCGCGCGATTGGGCGGAGGCGAGCATGTAGTCGTCGTAGTTGCCCGGGTAGATGGTGATGGTGTTGTAGTCCAAATCCGCCATGTGGGTGCAGACTTCGTTCAAGAAGTGACGGTCGTGCGAGATGATAATCATGGTGGAGTCGTATTGGTTCAACACGCCTTCCAGCCAGCGGATGGTGTTGATGTCCAAGTTGTTGGTCGGCTCGTCAAGCAAGAGAACATCAGGTTTGGAGAACAGGGCTTGCGCCAGCAATACGCGCAGTTTGAAGCCAGGGGCGACTTCCGCCATGGTCGCATTGTGCAAGTCTTCGGAAATGCCCACGCCGCTCAACAGTTCGGCGGCGCGCGCTTCGGCGGTGTAGCCGTCGTATTCGGCGAACTTGGCTTCCAGTTCGGCGGCTTTCATGTAGTCGTCTTCGGTGGCTTCAGGGTTGGCGTAAATCGCGTCGCGTTCGGTCATCGCCGCCCACATTTCGGTATGCCCCATCATCACCACGTCCAGCACGCGCATGTCTTCGTAGGCAAACTGGTCTTGGCGCAGCTTACCCAAGCGCACGCCGTTTTCAATCGCGACTTCGCCCGCAGTCTGTTCCAAATCGCCGCCGAGGATTTTCATGAAGGTGGATTTGCCCGAACCGTTCGCACCGATCAGGCCGTAGCGGTTGCCTTCGCCGAACTTGACGGATACGTTTTCAAACAGCGGCTTCGCGCCGAACTGCATGGTAATGCCGTTGGTAGAAATCATTATTGGTAAAACCTTTATAAATATAGATAAACAGGGTGTTATAATCGCCGGCGATTGTAGCATATTTTGTATAGGTCGTCTGAAACGGGGCGGAGGAAATGGAAACCGAAAAAATCTATTACGCCGTGATTATTCTGTTGTGCGCCGCATCCATGCTGCTCAGTCCGTTTTTCTACATCCGCCGCACACGTTCAGGCGCAGAATTACGCCACGCACCTCGGCAATGGAAGCCGATTATTATTGCGAATTTGGTGATGATCATTGCTTTGGTGGTATGGTGGATATGGTTTTGATGATTTGATGAAAGGTATAAGAATGAATAAATTGATTTTAAGCACATTACTGCTCGCATTTTCCTTCGTAGCAACGGCATCCCCCGTATTTGAATGTATCGACACATCAGGGCGTAAAACCTATACGCAGACCGGCGGCAAAAACTGCAAACCGGGCAATATCGGCAGACCTTCGGTTTATACCTCCGCCGCACCGTCTGCACACTCGGCATCAGCAAACGCTGCTTCAAGAAACGCTCCTTCCGAACAAATGCCGCCTCCGCCAGCCGGCGCAATGCCCGGTTCATCTTCGGCGCAAGACGAATTGGCTCAGGCACAGAAAAATCTGGAAGAGGGCAAACAGGTCCGTTATGGCAACGAGCGCAACTACGCCCGTTATCAAGAACGGATTAAGGGTTTGGAAAATCAAGTGAAAGCCGCGCAGGAACGGGTTAATGCGGCAAACAGTATGGGTGGTGAAGGTGAGATGATGCCCGAGCAGTGATGGTTGCAAAGATAGCAATAAAAGGTCGTCTGAAAACCGGTCAGGCAATTCTATTTTGCCTAAACCGAGTTTTCAGACGACCTTTTCGGTTTATCTGTCTTGATCGTATATTCCAGCGCTTTATAAGGTTTTAATGTGCTTGAAATATAACCGTTTTCAGGATGGCGGACGTAATCGAGATAATCCTGCATGGCAGGTGAGAAGCCTTCCACATCATCCACGGCGATGACCGCGCGGTCGGCAAGATTAGGTTCAAGCAGCTTGAATACGGGGAATACCAAATCCGGCCAGCCGTCGAGTAAGACGAAATCGGGGCAGATGGCTAAGTCTTTTAAGGTTTCCAGCGCATCACCTTCGCGAAGCTCAATATAGTCTGCCAAACCGGCTTCTTGGAAATGTTTTCTCGCTGCTGCGGCTTTGTGCGGCAGATATTCGCAAGTGATGACGCGCCCGCCGTTGCGCTTGGCGGCTGCGGCAAGATACAGCGTCGAAATGCCGTAGGAAGTCCCGAATTCGACAATGTTTTTTGCTCCTGATGCCAAAGCCTGCATATACAAAAACTTGCCTTGTTGCGGTGCGATGGGGATGTATTTGTCTTCGTAAAAACTTTCGTTTTCCCCCGTCCAATCCAGCCCTTTGCCCAACAGCTTGAAAATCTTGGGCAGAAAATGAAAAAACATCTGTCTGTTTTGCTTTAAGGCTTGGGTGTAGAGCCGCAGTAAGACGGTTTCGACTTGAGGCGCTTGCAGAAAAGCGAACATTTGGGGTGTCAGCTTGGGCATGGGCTTTCTCCTTTTCAGTTCAAATCTTCTATATTGTCCATCTTGCCACAGCTTCGCTTTTCAGACGACCCCTCCGTCCAAACTCCGTTATAATGGCGGCTTTCCCATTATTTCATTCAAAAGACGGTCTTATCATGAAACACATCCACATTATCGGTATCGGCGGCACGTTTATGGGCGGGGTGGCCGCCATTGCCAAAGAAGCGGGGTTTAAAGTCAGCGGTTGCGACGCGAAGATGTATCCGCCGATGAGCACCCAGCTTGAAGCCTTGGGCATAGACGTACACGAAGGCTTCGATGCCGCGCAGTTGGACGAATTTAAAGCCGACGTTTACGTTATCGGCAATGTCGCCAAGCGCGGAATGGATGTGGTTGAAGCGATTTTGAACCGCGGCCTGCCTTATATTTCCGGCCCGCAATGGCTGTCGGAAAACGTGTTGCATCATCATTGGGTACTCGGCGTGGCGGGGACGCACGGCAAAACCACCACTGCGTCCATGCTCGCATGGGTCTTAGAATATGCCGGACTCGCGCCGGGCTTCCTCATCGGCGGCGTACCGGAAAACTTCAGCGTTTCCGCCCGCCTGCCGCAAACGCCGCGTCA
The DNA window shown above is from Neisseria sicca and carries:
- the alaS gene encoding alanine--tRNA ligase, producing MKTSELRQKFLKFFESKGHTIVRSSSLVPHDDPTLLFTNAGMNQFKDVFLGFDKRAYNRATTAQKCVRAGGKHNDLENVGYTARHHTFFEMMGNFSFGDYFKRDAIHFAWEFLTSPEWLNIPKEKLLATVYAEDDEAYNIWLNEIGMPAERIVRIGDNKGAKYASDNFWQMGDTGPCGPCSEIFYDHGEEIWGGIPGSPEEDGDRWIEIWNCVFMQFNRDEQGNMNPLPKPSVDTGMGLERMAAVMQHVHSNYEIDLFQDLLKAVARETGAPFSMDEPSLKVVADHIRSCSFLIADGVMPSNEGRGYVLRRIIRRAVRHGYKLGQKQAFFYKLVPDLVKAMGDAYPELKEKQAQIEEALKNEESRFAQTLETGMALLENALTKGSNKLDGEIIFKLYDTYGFPYDLTADICRERNIDLDEEGFNREMEAQRARARAAQNFKANAQLDYAGADTEFTGYEKRSQDTKIIALYKASEAVDELQAGEAGVVVLEQTPFYAESGGQVGDVGFIFAGENCFRVEDTQKIKAAVHGQFGAVVSGRLKVGDAVSAEIDNDIRDSIMRNHSVTHLMHKALRDVLGTHVEQKGSLQNAELTRFDISHPQGISAEEIAEVERRVNAAIIANVPVKVETMSIEDAQKSGAMMLFGEKYGDFVRVITMGDYSTELCGGTHVARTGDIGFFKIISEGGIAAGIRRVEAITGLAALAWAQNQESLVKNIIAEVKAQTEKDVLAKIQANAANAKALEKELAKAKAELAVHAGAKLLDNAKDLGAAKLVAAQIEADAAALREIVTDLTGKSDNAVILLAAVNDGKVSLCAGVSKALTGKVKAGDLVKFAAEQVGGKGGGRPDLAQAGGTDAAKLPEMLGSVEGWVNSKLG
- a CDS encoding YicC/YloC family endoribonuclease is translated as MTQSILIHSMTGFANAAGECGGKRVNLEIRAVNHRYLDVQFRMPEELRYLEGALREKIAASAARGKLECRIQLQDAAVGGQSLETNEELVKQLSDLNKTWRKEHGFGKLTVAEVLRFPGVLAGQSEDPEALAKTVQELLDEALKEFAAARKREGKKLGEHLLQRLASMEEIVDALSELFPSLLQAHMDKVNARLAEAVGNIDNDRLQQEFALFIQKSDVDEEFSRLRTHIAEVRRIVTENKGSAGKRLDFLMQELNREANTLGSKAIAAECTQASVELKVLIEQMREQVQNIE
- the rpiA gene encoding ribose-5-phosphate isomerase RpiA, giving the protein MATQDELKRIAAEKAVEFVPENEYIGIGSGSTVNMFIEALGKSGKKIKGAVSTSKKSSELMAQYDIPEVSLNDVMGLAVYVDGADEVNHMLQMIKGGGGAHLNEKVVASASDKFICIADESKYVSRLGKFPLPVEVLPGARSLVSRKLLAMGGQPELRLNYTTFHGNQIIDVYDLHIDRPLTMEDEINRITGVLENGIFARNAADVLILGTEQGVKVIKPGQN
- a CDS encoding polyamine ABC transporter substrate-binding protein → MTKHLPLIALAAVMLAACGGSDKNTSDKAEQAGNQNVLRIYNWSEYVDPETVADFEKKNGIKVTYDVYDSDETLESKVLTGKSGYDIVGPSNTFVGRQIKAGAYQKIDKSLIPNYKNLNPELMKLMEGVDPSHEYAVPFYWGTNTFAINTERVKKALGTDKLPDNQWDLVFNPEYTSKLKQCGISYLDSAAEIYPMVLNYMGKNPNSNDTEDIKAATELLKKNRPNIKRFTSSGFIDDLARGDTCVTIGFGGDLNIARRRAEEAGGKEKIRVMMPKEGVGIWVDSFVIPKDAKNVANAHKYINDFLDPEVAARNGNFVTYAPSSKPARELMEAEFRDDRTIFPSEEDLKNSFIMVPIQPTILKFMVRQWQGVKAGK